In Chanodichthys erythropterus isolate Z2021 chromosome 7, ASM2448905v1, whole genome shotgun sequence, a genomic segment contains:
- the si:ch211-195m9.3 gene encoding galaxin has protein sequence MTDCCCSKNNTLEVNHKDEECCLTSSKGPEIKSPEYISCSGINYKRESGLTQCCGKNLYSLSDVNVLCCNGILHLNVPEQSECVGGLIYTQKQLKMSCGSQIYDHHKQRCCSGDLYNTSKAECCGNLLLEHNSNKICCSSSTHAMLHNTKPNHFCCGHYYYYASVWSCCAEHLKPTPNHDSFHPEYRLKPLTDLIPDICHKTVLFGKVESVVLQNNQRHIVVRVIVKVSGISEGPLLYLILDHCSSPALENGMTYLWETNNNNREYKPLSIPVDVTTDIHMFFTACNLNLMQALSVNTCSQTLHIQGGFSYQGNF, from the exons ATGACCGACTGCTGCTGTTCTAAAAATAACACTCTTGAAGTGAATCACAAAGATGAAGAATGCTGTCTGACATCTTCAAAAG GACCTGAAATAAAATCCCCAGAGTATATCAGTTgctcaggaataaattacaagaGGGAATCAGGTCTTACTCAG TGCTGTGGTAAAAATCTCTACAGTCTGTCAGATGTCAATGTGCTGTGCTGTAATGGAATCCTTCATCTCAATGTGCCTGAGCAGTCAGAGTGTGTTGGAGGTCTAATATATACTCAAAAACAGCTCAAGATGAGCTGTGGCTCACAAATATATGACCACCACAAACAGAGATGCTGCTCGGGTGATCTCTACAACACAAGTAAAGCAGAATGCTGTGGAAACCTCTTGCTGGAACATAATAGCAACAAAATTTGCTGTTCTTCCTCAACCCATGCCATGCTTCACAACACCAAACCAAATCACTTTTGCTGTGGGCATTACTACTACTACGCGTCCGtgtggagctgctgtgctgaaCATCTCAAACCAACACCAAACCATGATAGCTTTCATCCAGAATACAGACTTAAACCACTAACGGATCTGATTCCTGACATATGCCATAAAACAG TGCTCTTTGGCAAAGTGGAGAGTGTGGTACTTCAGAATAATCAGCGTCACATTGTGGTGAGAGTCATTGTGAAGGTCAGCGGGATATCAGAAGGGCCTTTACTTTACCTGATCCTGGATCACTGCAGCTCTCCAGCGCTAGAGAATGGCATGACCTACCTTTGGgagacaaacaacaacaacagagagTACAAGCCTCTCTCCATCCCTGTTGATGTAACCACTGATATTCACATGTTCTTTACAGCATGTAACCTAAATCTCATGCAAGCCTTAAGTGTCAACACCTGTTCACAAACGCTCCATATTCAGGGTGGATTTTCATATCAGGGAAACTTTTGA
- the cfap45 gene encoding cilia- and flagella-associated protein 45 — MPQSAASSSGKLSSSSNLTRRYRTRALTSHVDETLFGTPKQHSAADMKDAEGRSVRSRSLSSSAPATKEPKMETVRIITKDLIRDLRIPSEDPSGQSVILSSAEFRRIMVESHVPSEEEKAAVLEAQRQAREEAMEAAEQRKAQMRQADLSRQKNQTLSELEAEARDRAQYLLERANTLRMEQEDEVKKLNELIQEVQCHVIRDAQLEEKKQNRTKWLEEEKRLDAMMEVERRRALETQEQIEQLRKQQMIHGKLRILDQIQMRLEEKMLQEEVKEQEGQQLLENMERMQMEELKAIERKKEEQKNLLQEIQKINEENLLAKEQKKEEERLADLRAVEYTRKKLEREAEYEAEQIRIKKEKEKEVARLRALQERDRDHKAEQDEIRARRNQEAAAREWRRKEKEQTMKKLEVEEKLKVARSEQVTHKEHLLSIEAGRERAEFERVLRAQQELIEKERKKEEQRHQQIHRHAEAVRQQVREREMQAVTQRRELFREGERLEEEARNRRARLDEIKEKKLRELKAAGLSDKYCKEVERKVQALPTLSN, encoded by the exons ATG CCTCAAAGCGCTGCGTCTTCGAGTGGGAAGCTGTCGAGCAGCAGCAATTTGACGCGCCGCTATCGCACACGAGCCCTCACCTCTCATGTGGACGAGACCCTCTTTGGGACCCCCAAACAG CATTCTGCTGCTGATATGAAAGATGCTGAGGGCAGAAGCGTGAGGTCAAGGTCACTGTCAAGCTCTGCTCCTGCAACCAAAGAGCCAAAGATGGAGACGGTCCGTATCATCACCAAAGACCTCATCAGAGACCTCAG AATCCCAAGTGAGGACCCATCTGGGCAGTCTGTTATCCTGTCTTCAGCTGAGTTCAGGCGAATCATGGTGGAGTCTCATGTTCCTAGTGAAGAGGAGAAGGCAGCTGTGCTGGAGGCCCAACGCCAAGCCCGCGAGGAAGCCATG GAGGCTGCAGAGCAGAGAAAAGCACAGATGCGTCAGGCGGACCTGTCTCGGCAGAAGAACCAGACTCTCAGTGAGCTCGAGGCAGAGGCGAGGGACCGGGCTCAGTACCTGTTGGAGCGGGCCAACACCCTGAGAATGGAACAAGAGGACGAAGTCAAGAAGCTCAATGAG TTGATTCAGGAAGTTCAGTGCCATGTTATCCGCGATGCGCAGCTTGAGGAGAAGAAACAGAACCGCACAAAGTGGCTAGAGGAGGAGAAAAGATTGGATGCCATGATGGAGGTGGAGCGTCGCCGGGCTTTAGAAACGCAGGAACAAATCGAACAGCTGCGCAAACAGCAGATGATTCA CGGGAAGCTGCGCATCCTGGACCAGATTCAGATGCGTCTGGAGGAGAAAATGCTACAGGAGGAGGTGAAGGAGCAGGAGGGTCAGCAGTTGCTGGAAAACATGGAAAGGATGCAGATGGAGGAGCTCAAG GCCATTGAAAGGAAGAAGGAGGAGCAGAAGAATTTGCTTCAGGAGATTCAGAAGATAAATGAAGAGAATCTGCTTGCTAAAGAGCAGAAAAAGGAAGAAGAGAGATTAGCAGATCTGCGTGCTGTAGAGTATACGCGCAAGAAGTTG GAACGAGAAGCAGAGTATGAAGCTGAGCAGATACGAatcaagaaagaaaaagaaaaggaagtAGCGCGATTGAGAGCTCTTCAAGAACGGGACAGAGACCATAAAGCTGAGCAG GATGAGATCAGGGCAAGGAGGAACCAGGAAGCAGCAGCAAGGGAATGGAGAAGAAAGGAGAAAGAGCAGACTATGAAAAAGCTGGAAGTGGAAGAGAAGCTGAAGGTTGCTCGTTCGGAGCAAGTCACTCATAAGGAGCACCTGCTGTCCATTGAAGCTGGACGAGAGAGAGCAGAGTTTGAGAGGGTCCTGAG GGCACAGCAGGAACTCATTGAGAAAGAACGAAAAAAAGAGGAGCAGCGTCATCAACAAATCCACAGGCATGCTGAGGCTGTGAGGCAGCAGGTACGGGAGAGAGAAATGCAGGCCGTCACCCAGCGCAGAGAGCTTTTCCGAGAGGGGGAGCGGCTGGAAGAGGAGGCGCGCAATCGCAGAGCCCGACTGGACGAGATTAAGGAGAAGAAGCTGCGGGAACTCAA GGCAGCTGGGCTCTCAGACAAGTACTGCAAGGAAGTTGAGCGTAAAGTTCAAGCCCTTCCAACTCTTTCAAACTGA